The following proteins are encoded in a genomic region of Tenacibaculum sp. 190524A05c:
- the hisC gene encoding histidinol-phosphate transaminase, translated as MFSLEKIVRKNIWNLTPYSSARDEFKGTADVFLDANENPYGNLNRYPDPQQSKIKEKLAKIKNVNTDQIFIGNGSDEVIDIAFRIFCEPGVDKALTFSPTYGMYDVSADINNIELIKQPLINDFQINLNQLQPYLDDPLVKMIFICSPNNPTGNTINEEDIEYILANFEGVVIIDEAYIDFSSKQSFIEKINDYPNLIVSQTFSKAWGLAGVRVGAAYTNKAILDLYNRVKPPYNVSVLNQDAVLESLNNLSDVEKNIDIILEERSRLKQRLASIKKVNKIYPSDANFLLVNVDDADKTYNYLIDEKVIIRNRNKVINNCIRITVGTPEENEQLINALKAL; from the coding sequence ATGTTTAGTTTAGAAAAAATAGTTAGAAAAAATATATGGAATTTGACTCCGTATTCTTCTGCAAGAGATGAATTTAAGGGAACTGCAGATGTGTTTTTAGATGCAAATGAAAATCCTTACGGAAACTTAAATCGTTATCCAGATCCGCAACAAAGTAAAATCAAGGAGAAATTAGCAAAGATTAAAAATGTTAATACAGATCAGATCTTTATTGGAAATGGAAGTGATGAAGTTATTGATATAGCATTTCGTATTTTTTGTGAACCTGGAGTTGATAAAGCTTTAACCTTTTCTCCAACCTATGGAATGTACGATGTTTCAGCAGACATTAATAATATTGAGTTAATAAAGCAGCCATTAATTAATGATTTTCAGATTAATTTAAATCAATTACAGCCTTATTTAGACGATCCTTTGGTGAAGATGATATTTATATGTTCTCCAAATAATCCAACAGGAAATACAATTAATGAGGAAGATATTGAGTATATATTAGCTAATTTCGAAGGTGTTGTAATTATAGATGAGGCTTATATCGATTTCAGTTCTAAGCAATCTTTCATCGAGAAGATTAACGACTATCCGAATCTAATTGTGAGTCAGACCTTCAGTAAAGCTTGGGGATTAGCTGGTGTAAGAGTAGGAGCAGCATATACAAACAAAGCAATTTTAGATTTGTATAACAGAGTTAAACCTCCATATAATGTGAGTGTTTTAAATCAAGATGCTGTTTTAGAATCATTAAATAATTTGTCAGACGTAGAGAAAAACATCGATATTATTTTAGAAGAAAGAAGTCGATTAAAGCAACGCTTGGCAAGCATTAAAAAAGTAAATAAAATATATCCTTCTGATGCTAACTTTTTATTGGTAAATGTAGACGATGCTGATAAGACCTATAACTATTTAATTGATGAGAAAGTTATTATTAGAAATCGAAATAAAGTAATTAATAATTGTATTAGAATTACTGTTGGAACTCCAGAAGAAAACGAACAACTAATCAACGCGCTAAAAGCATTATAA
- a CDS encoding class I SAM-dependent rRNA methyltransferase — MNFSERIVSNYQPKNLAVKLTSKGEQHVMKNHPWVFSNSIEKISKDPKTGDLAIIFGRKKNKVVGIGLYDSDSPIRIKMIHTSSEKAVVNETFFHEKIEKAYQKRNTLLQTNTSSYRLIFGENDGFPSFIADVYDTVLVVKLYSEIWLPFLETILKSLQEISKAETIVIRLSRNVQKSTNHNLKDGDVVYGVLENEVVEFVEHNVNFSANVIKGHKTGYFLDHRANRKRVGEFSKNKTVLDVFSYAGGFSVHALYNEAKEVTSLDISKQALEIAVENGKLNDYSGVHKTIAGDAFEELRKLIQNKVSFDVVVIDPPSFAKQASEIELAKKKYAQLARLGAKLTAKKGLLVLASCSSRVVADDFFDINEDVLESGKRRFKTELKTYHDSDHPIGFPEGAYLKCAYYRFLE, encoded by the coding sequence ATGAATTTTAGTGAACGAATTGTTTCAAATTACCAACCAAAAAATCTAGCCGTAAAGCTTACTAGCAAAGGAGAACAACATGTGATGAAGAATCATCCATGGGTTTTTTCTAATAGCATAGAGAAAATAAGTAAAGATCCTAAAACAGGAGATTTAGCTATTATTTTTGGTAGAAAGAAAAACAAAGTAGTTGGTATAGGCTTGTACGATTCAGATTCACCTATTCGTATAAAAATGATTCATACCTCTTCAGAAAAAGCTGTTGTAAATGAAACGTTTTTTCATGAAAAAATAGAAAAAGCATATCAGAAAAGAAATACACTGCTACAAACAAACACCAGCAGTTATAGATTAATATTCGGTGAAAATGATGGTTTTCCTTCTTTCATAGCAGATGTTTACGATACAGTTTTAGTGGTAAAGTTATATTCTGAAATTTGGTTACCTTTTTTAGAAACCATTTTAAAGAGCCTGCAAGAAATTTCTAAAGCAGAAACCATTGTAATTCGTTTAAGTAGAAATGTTCAAAAATCTACGAATCATAATTTAAAAGATGGGGATGTAGTTTATGGAGTTTTGGAGAATGAAGTTGTAGAGTTCGTAGAACATAATGTGAACTTTTCTGCTAATGTGATCAAAGGTCATAAAACAGGATATTTCTTAGATCATAGAGCGAATAGAAAACGAGTAGGAGAGTTTAGTAAGAATAAAACTGTTTTAGATGTTTTCTCTTATGCAGGTGGATTCTCAGTTCATGCATTATATAACGAAGCCAAAGAGGTAACAAGTTTAGATATTAGTAAACAAGCACTTGAAATTGCAGTTGAAAACGGAAAGTTAAATGATTATTCGGGTGTTCATAAAACAATTGCAGGAGATGCTTTTGAGGAACTTCGTAAATTGATTCAAAACAAAGTTTCTTTTGATGTCGTTGTAATAGATCCTCCAAGTTTTGCAAAACAAGCTTCGGAAATTGAATTAGCTAAAAAGAAATATGCTCAATTAGCCAGGTTAGGAGCGAAGTTAACTGCTAAAAAAGGTTTATTAGTATTAGCTTCTTGTTCATCAAGGGTTGTTGCAGATGACTTTTTTGATATTAATGAAGATGTTTTGGAAAGTGGTAAACGTCGTTTCAAAACGGAATTGAAAACGTATCATGATTCAGATCATCCGATCGGTTTTCCTGAAGGAGCTTATCTAAAATGCGCGTATTACAGATTCCTGGAATAA
- a CDS encoding pseudouridine synthase, with protein MNIDLIYEDDYCICVTKPNDVVVHHAYHSRNVIHEQSLLQLLEEDFGKKFYPVHRLDRRTSGIILLTKETKYVSEFQKLFTNGEIQKIYYGVVRGHAPESRVIDSPVKGKDSNVYKDAETLLECVKTTTQNIPVKPYDTSRYSLVRLKPKTGRLHQLRIHMNKISHPLIGDGKYGDKNHNAMYETEFGWTNLFLHAKTLEFKHPFTNENLKLESDFPKNWKSLFEQFDW; from the coding sequence ATGAATATTGATTTAATATACGAAGATGATTATTGTATTTGTGTTACAAAACCTAATGATGTAGTTGTTCATCATGCTTATCATTCAAGAAATGTAATTCATGAACAATCATTGTTACAATTATTAGAAGAGGATTTCGGCAAGAAATTTTATCCCGTGCATCGATTGGATAGAAGGACTTCTGGAATTATTCTATTAACAAAAGAAACGAAATATGTTTCTGAATTTCAAAAACTATTTACCAATGGCGAAATTCAAAAAATATATTACGGAGTTGTTCGTGGTCATGCACCTGAATCTCGTGTTATTGATTCTCCCGTAAAAGGAAAGGATAGTAATGTGTATAAAGATGCGGAAACACTTTTAGAGTGTGTAAAAACTACCACGCAAAACATTCCTGTTAAACCTTATGACACCTCTCGTTATAGTTTAGTACGATTAAAACCAAAAACAGGTCGATTACACCAACTTCGAATTCATATGAATAAAATTAGTCATCCTTTAATTGGTGATGGTAAATATGGAGACAAAAACCATAATGCGATGTATGAAACTGAATTTGGATGGACGAATTTATTTCTACATGCGAAAACTCTGGAATTCAAGCATCCTTTTACTAATGAAAATTTAAAGCTAGAATCAGATTTTCCTAAGAATTGGAAATCATTATTCGAACAATTTGATTGGTAG
- the hisB gene encoding bifunctional histidinol-phosphatase/imidazoleglycerol-phosphate dehydratase HisB: MKKKVLFIDRDGTLVIEPPVDYQLDSLEKLEFYPKVFQYMAKIAEELDFELVMVTNQDGLGTDSFPEDTFWPAQNKVIDAFAKEGVVFSEVFIDRTFAAENAPTRKPRTGLLTQYFSEEYDLENSFVLGDRITDMELAKNLGAKGIYLSENPELGADEIESSKQEIIDCIALTSTDWKEIYEFLKLEDRVAEITRNTNETKIYIKLNLDGSGKNDISTGLKFFDHMLDQIGRHGAMDLTIKVDGDLEVDEHHTIEDTMIALGEVFYQAVGNKLGIERYGFCLPMDDCLAQVAVDFGGRNWLEWDAEFKREKIGDMPTEMFFHLFKSFTDGAKCNLNVKAEGVNEHHKIEGIFKAFAKAIKMAVKRDANKMFLPSTKGVL, encoded by the coding sequence ATGAAGAAAAAAGTATTATTCATAGATAGAGACGGAACTTTAGTAATAGAACCACCTGTAGATTATCAATTAGATAGTTTAGAAAAGTTAGAGTTTTATCCGAAAGTATTCCAATACATGGCTAAAATTGCTGAAGAATTAGATTTTGAATTGGTTATGGTTACCAATCAGGATGGTTTAGGAACCGATTCTTTTCCAGAAGATACATTTTGGCCTGCTCAAAATAAAGTTATTGATGCTTTTGCTAAAGAAGGTGTTGTTTTTTCTGAAGTGTTTATAGATAGAACTTTTGCTGCTGAAAACGCACCAACTCGTAAGCCGAGAACAGGTTTGTTAACACAATATTTTTCTGAAGAATATGATCTTGAAAATTCTTTTGTACTAGGTGATCGTATTACAGATATGGAATTAGCTAAGAATTTAGGAGCTAAAGGAATTTATTTGTCGGAAAACCCTGAATTAGGAGCTGATGAAATAGAATCATCTAAACAAGAAATAATCGATTGTATCGCTTTAACAAGTACCGATTGGAAGGAAATTTATGAGTTTTTAAAGTTAGAAGATCGTGTTGCTGAAATTACTAGAAACACTAATGAAACTAAGATTTATATCAAGTTAAATTTAGACGGTTCAGGTAAAAACGACATTAGTACTGGATTAAAATTCTTTGATCACATGTTAGACCAAATCGGTCGTCATGGGGCAATGGATTTAACTATTAAAGTTGATGGTGATTTAGAAGTTGATGAACACCACACTATTGAAGATACAATGATCGCTTTAGGTGAAGTGTTTTACCAGGCAGTTGGAAATAAATTAGGTATTGAACGTTATGGATTCTGTTTACCAATGGATGATTGTTTAGCGCAAGTTGCTGTTGATTTTGGTGGTAGAAATTGGTTAGAATGGGATGCAGAGTTTAAGAGAGAGAAAATTGGAGATATGCCTACAGAAATGTTTTTCCACTTGTTCAAATCATTTACAGATGGAGCAAAATGTAACTTAAATGTAAAAGCAGAAGGTGTTAATGAACACCACAAAATTGAAGGAATATTTAAAGCATTTGCTAAAGCTATAAAAATGGCTGTAAAACGTGATGCCAATAAAATGTTTTTACCATCAACTAAAGGTGTGCTTTAG
- the hisH gene encoding imidazole glycerol phosphate synthase subunit HisH — MKLVIIDYGAGNIKSIQFAFKRLGVDAVLTNNVEEIQNADKVIFPGVGEASSAMNKLRESGLDKVIPTLKQPVLGICLGMQLMCTSSEEGNTEGLGIFDVEIKRFSNELKVPQMGWNTISNLKSDLFKGIKEDEYMYLVHSYYAEDCKYAIAATDYGINYATALHKDNFYGTQFHPEKSGVEGEKILKNFLEL; from the coding sequence ATGAAATTAGTCATTATAGATTACGGAGCTGGAAACATAAAAAGCATTCAATTTGCCTTTAAAAGATTAGGTGTTGATGCTGTGTTGACCAATAACGTAGAAGAAATACAAAATGCTGATAAAGTGATTTTCCCAGGAGTGGGAGAAGCAAGTTCAGCAATGAATAAATTAAGAGAAAGTGGCTTGGATAAAGTTATTCCAACATTAAAGCAACCTGTGCTAGGTATTTGTTTGGGGATGCAATTAATGTGTACTTCATCTGAAGAAGGAAATACCGAAGGTTTAGGAATTTTTGATGTAGAAATTAAACGTTTCTCTAATGAGTTAAAAGTTCCGCAAATGGGGTGGAATACAATTTCAAATTTAAAGTCAGATTTATTCAAAGGAATAAAAGAAGATGAATACATGTATTTAGTGCATAGCTATTATGCTGAAGATTGTAAATATGCAATCGCAGCTACTGATTATGGAATAAACTATGCTACAGCTTTACATAAAGATAATTTTTACGGAACTCAGTTTCACCCAGAAAAAAGTGGTGTTGAAGGAGAAAAAATATTAAAAAACTTTTTAGAATTATGA
- a CDS encoding cyclic-phosphate processing receiver domain-containing protein, translating to MKKKLFLDDLRTIDMVYDASQEKEFDIVRTYEAFVSYVQKNGLPDFISFDNDLGLDKNGEVALDGYAAAKWLVYESGLDLRSLQFKVHSANPVAAEQIKGLLTNYIDFLNKS from the coding sequence ATGAAAAAGAAATTGTTTTTAGATGACTTAAGAACCATAGATATGGTTTATGACGCATCACAAGAAAAAGAATTTGATATTGTAAGAACGTATGAAGCATTTGTTTCATATGTTCAAAAAAATGGTTTGCCAGATTTTATCAGTTTTGATAATGATTTAGGATTAGATAAAAATGGAGAAGTTGCTCTTGATGGTTATGCTGCTGCAAAATGGTTAGTGTATGAATCAGGTTTAGATTTAAGAAGTTTACAATTCAAAGTACACTCTGCAAATCCAGTAGCTGCCGAACAAATAAAAGGATTATTAACGAATTATATTGATTTTTTAAATAAGTCATGA
- the hisA gene encoding 1-(5-phosphoribosyl)-5-[(5-phosphoribosylamino)methylideneamino]imidazole-4-carboxamide isomerase, with amino-acid sequence MRIIPAIDIIEGKCVRLTKGDYNTKKIYNENPLEVAKQFEDAGIEYLHVVDLDGAKSKHIVNHKVLEQIASKTNLKIDFGGGLKSDEDAKIAFESGANQITGGSIAVKNPDIFINWLKNYGSERIILGADCKNRKVATHGWMETSVVDVVEFITDYEEIGVEYVICTDVAKDGMLEGTSNELYKEILETTKVKLIASGGVSNLDDLFKVQQLGCEGVIVGKAIYENKISLKELEQFIIKQ; translated from the coding sequence ATGAGAATAATACCTGCTATTGACATTATTGAAGGAAAATGTGTTCGTTTAACAAAAGGGGATTATAACACAAAGAAAATTTACAATGAAAATCCATTAGAGGTTGCTAAACAATTTGAAGATGCTGGTATTGAGTATTTGCATGTAGTTGATTTAGATGGAGCTAAATCTAAACACATTGTAAATCATAAGGTATTAGAGCAAATTGCTTCGAAAACTAATTTAAAAATTGATTTTGGTGGTGGTTTAAAATCTGATGAAGATGCTAAAATTGCATTTGAAAGTGGAGCAAATCAAATTACGGGAGGAAGTATTGCAGTAAAAAATCCAGATATTTTTATCAATTGGTTAAAAAATTATGGATCTGAGAGAATAATTTTAGGAGCTGATTGTAAAAATAGAAAAGTAGCTACTCATGGTTGGATGGAAACTTCAGTAGTTGATGTTGTTGAATTTATTACCGATTATGAAGAAATAGGTGTAGAATATGTAATTTGTACAGATGTTGCTAAAGACGGAATGTTAGAGGGAACTTCAAACGAATTATACAAGGAAATTTTAGAGACAACTAAAGTTAAACTAATAGCAAGTGGAGGAGTTTCTAATTTGGACGATTTATTCAAGGTACAACAGTTAGGCTGTGAAGGTGTTATTGTTGGTAAAGCTATTTACGAGAATAAAATCAGTTTAAAGGAATTAGAGCAATTTATCATAAAACAGTAA
- the hisF gene encoding imidazole glycerol phosphate synthase subunit HisF: MLTKRIVPCLDIKNGRTVKGVNFVNLIDAGDPVVLAKQYAELGADELVFLDIAATLENRGTTLDMVEKVAAQVNIPFTVGGGISSIEHVDALLKCGADKVSINSSAVKRPELINELSQKFGSQCVVVAIDAKQVDGEWKVHLAGGTIPTELNLFDWAKEVEQRGAGEILFTSMDNDGTKAGFANQALARLSDELNIPIIASGGAGSVQHFIDTFTEGKSDAALAASVFHFGEIPIPELKQALKEQNIPVRI, from the coding sequence ATGTTAACAAAACGAATAGTTCCTTGTTTGGATATAAAAAATGGAAGAACAGTAAAAGGAGTCAATTTTGTAAACTTAATAGATGCTGGTGATCCTGTTGTTCTCGCGAAACAATATGCAGAACTTGGAGCGGACGAACTGGTGTTTTTAGATATCGCAGCTACTCTTGAAAACAGAGGAACTACATTAGATATGGTAGAAAAGGTTGCCGCTCAAGTAAATATTCCATTTACTGTTGGAGGTGGAATTTCTTCTATCGAACATGTAGATGCTTTATTAAAATGTGGAGCGGACAAAGTTTCGATTAATTCATCAGCCGTTAAAAGACCAGAGTTAATTAATGAATTATCTCAAAAATTTGGAAGTCAATGTGTAGTTGTAGCAATCGATGCTAAACAAGTTGACGGAGAATGGAAAGTTCATTTGGCTGGTGGAACAATTCCAACGGAGTTGAATTTATTTGATTGGGCTAAGGAAGTTGAACAAAGAGGAGCAGGAGAGATCTTATTCACATCAATGGATAATGATGGTACCAAAGCTGGATTTGCGAATCAAGCCTTGGCAAGGTTGTCTGATGAATTAAATATTCCAATTATTGCTTCTGGAGGAGCTGGATCTGTGCAACATTTCATTGATACATTCACAGAAGGAAAATCTGATGCTGCGTTAGCTGCAAGTGTTTTCCACTTTGGTGAAATTCCAATTCCAGAATTAAAACAAGCTTTAAAAGAGCAAAATATTCCTGTTAGGATTTAA
- a CDS encoding OmpA family protein — protein MGKKIIYVLGIILTISIGTYFYWKEINKKHVKTIPEDSKKTEVEKPSLKFGTVDENGNVNFTLKDEIKFKKSSMEFSVSENLDNKIGEVKDFMISDEKEEKALSITGYYMSDETNHTAFPSIGHARANSIKNYISKKGISTKDINVAGELNDRMKIDTSNIMQNPLKFSIGKSVDNSEMIERIIREIQENPLSLNFNSGEFDTNLTPKQRMKVVNISTYLDKVEDAFCSITGHTDNTGSHSTNMTLGKKRAEFIKQYFTKSGIPNEKIAVSSKGENQPISTNKTKEGRAKNRRVVTSIK, from the coding sequence ATGGGAAAAAAAATTATTTACGTATTAGGCATAATTTTAACAATATCTATAGGAACTTACTTTTATTGGAAAGAAATAAACAAAAAACATGTAAAAACTATACCTGAAGATTCAAAAAAAACAGAGGTAGAAAAACCTTCTCTTAAATTTGGTACAGTAGATGAAAATGGAAATGTAAACTTTACTCTTAAGGATGAAATAAAATTTAAAAAATCTTCTATGGAATTTTCTGTATCGGAAAATTTAGATAACAAAATCGGAGAAGTAAAAGATTTTATGATTTCAGATGAGAAAGAAGAAAAAGCTTTATCTATAACTGGATATTACATGAGTGATGAAACTAACCATACTGCTTTTCCTAGTATTGGTCATGCAAGAGCTAACTCTATTAAAAATTATATTTCTAAAAAAGGAATATCTACAAAAGATATAAATGTGGCTGGAGAATTAAACGATAGAATGAAGATTGACACTTCTAACATAATGCAAAATCCTTTAAAATTTAGTATTGGAAAATCTGTCGATAATTCAGAAATGATTGAGAGAATTATACGAGAAATTCAAGAAAATCCTTTATCTCTAAACTTTAATTCAGGAGAATTTGATACTAATCTAACTCCAAAACAACGTATGAAAGTAGTTAATATTTCTACCTATTTAGACAAAGTAGAAGATGCGTTTTGTTCGATAACTGGACACACAGATAATACAGGTAGCCACAGTACAAATATGACTTTAGGAAAAAAGAGAGCCGAATTTATAAAACAGTATTTTACTAAAAGTGGAATTCCTAATGAAAAAATAGCAGTTTCTTCAAAAGGAGAAAACCAACCTATAAGCACAAATAAAACTAAAGAAGGTAGGGCTAAAAACAGACGCGTTGTGACTTCTATTAAATAA
- a CDS encoding NADH:flavin oxidoreductase/NADH oxidase family protein produces MTKLQDPITLPNGTVLANRIAKSAMSENLSNKTHEPTTTLINAYKEWAKGGSGLLITGNVMIDSKALGEPMNVVIEDDRHAKQLQEWAATVKGTDTHLWVQINHPGRQAMDQINNVLKAPSAIPLKSKGRKKATTKIPKALTHDEILDIIKRFGTTSRILKEAGFTGVQIHGAHGYLVSQFLSPYANVREDEWGGTFEKRAKFVLEVYKEIRSQVGPDFPIGIKLNSADFQKGGFSEEDSMKVIELLSEAGIDLIEISGGTYEAPAMMMGNRKQSTKEREAYFIDYIEKARKITKTPLMLTGGFRTVSVMQNAVASEKLDVVGLARPYCLFPNIGNEILNESRSTFPVNINKTGVKGIDGMMNIIWYEAQIKRLGLGKLPKLKLSAWSVFFNYLFLIFKFKLTKK; encoded by the coding sequence ATGACAAAACTACAAGACCCTATTACCTTACCCAACGGAACGGTATTAGCGAATAGAATCGCTAAATCTGCAATGAGTGAGAATTTATCTAATAAAACACATGAACCAACTACCACTTTGATCAATGCATACAAAGAATGGGCAAAAGGGGGTTCAGGATTATTAATTACAGGAAATGTAATGATAGATAGTAAAGCTCTTGGCGAACCTATGAATGTTGTAATTGAGGATGATCGACATGCCAAACAATTACAGGAATGGGCAGCAACAGTAAAAGGAACAGACACTCATCTTTGGGTTCAAATAAATCATCCTGGAAGACAAGCCATGGATCAGATTAATAATGTTCTAAAAGCTCCTTCTGCTATACCTTTAAAATCAAAAGGTAGAAAAAAGGCTACGACAAAAATTCCGAAAGCCTTAACTCATGATGAAATTTTGGATATAATTAAACGTTTCGGAACTACTTCAAGAATTTTAAAAGAAGCTGGTTTTACTGGAGTTCAAATTCATGGTGCACATGGATATTTGGTAAGTCAGTTTTTATCACCTTATGCCAACGTTCGAGAAGATGAATGGGGAGGAACTTTTGAAAAGAGAGCGAAGTTTGTTTTAGAAGTTTATAAAGAAATTCGTTCACAAGTTGGACCAGATTTTCCCATTGGAATTAAGTTAAACTCCGCAGATTTTCAAAAAGGAGGATTTAGCGAAGAAGATTCAATGAAGGTTATTGAGTTGCTTTCTGAAGCTGGAATTGATTTAATTGAAATTTCAGGAGGAACGTACGAAGCACCGGCAATGATGATGGGTAATCGTAAACAAAGTACAAAAGAACGAGAGGCTTATTTTATTGATTATATCGAAAAAGCTAGAAAAATAACTAAAACTCCGTTAATGTTAACAGGAGGATTTAGAACTGTTTCTGTAATGCAAAATGCCGTTGCTTCTGAGAAATTAGATGTTGTAGGACTTGCACGTCCTTATTGCTTATTCCCAAACATTGGAAATGAAATTTTAAATGAATCTCGATCTACATTTCCAGTAAATATTAATAAAACAGGAGTAAAAGGAATTGATGGAATGATGAATATTATTTGGTATGAAGCACAAATAAAGCGCCTAGGTTTAGGAAAATTACCTAAATTAAAACTAAGCGCTTGGTCTGTATTTTTTAATTACCTCTTTCTAATATTCAAATTTAAGTTGACGAAGAAGTAA
- a CDS encoding DinB family protein → MNIEVLEELKNQIIYRLDESTRMNTKSLSLISEEDVWKRINNSSNSIGNLILHLCGNITQYAISSLGNTDDLRNRDLEFSINKGYSKSELLEKLNTTLEEAKEIINNTTLEEYLRKREVQGFTFSGVGIVIHVTEHYSYHTGQIAFWVKQLKNKDLGFYDGVDLTIKNKD, encoded by the coding sequence ATGAATATTGAAGTATTAGAAGAATTAAAGAATCAAATCATTTACAGATTGGATGAAAGTACTCGAATGAATACTAAGTCATTGAGCTTAATTTCAGAAGAAGATGTTTGGAAAAGAATCAATAATTCTTCGAATAGTATAGGGAATTTAATACTTCATTTATGTGGTAATATTACTCAGTATGCAATTTCTTCATTAGGAAACACCGATGATTTAAGAAATAGAGATTTAGAATTTTCTATTAATAAAGGATATTCAAAATCCGAATTATTAGAAAAACTGAATACTACTCTTGAAGAAGCTAAAGAGATTATTAACAATACTACTCTTGAAGAATACCTTAGAAAACGAGAAGTTCAAGGATTTACTTTTTCAGGTGTTGGAATTGTAATTCACGTAACTGAACATTATTCGTATCACACAGGACAAATTGCTTTTTGGGTAAAGCAATTAAAGAATAAAGATTTAGGTTTTTATGATGGAGTAGATTTAACAATAAAAAATAAAGATTAA
- the hisIE gene encoding bifunctional phosphoribosyl-AMP cyclohydrolase/phosphoribosyl-ATP diphosphatase HisIE — protein MKVDFNKSNDGLVPVVIQNNKTLQVLMLGYMNEEAFEKTQNEQVVTFFSRSKNRLWTKGESSGNFLYVKDIKVDCDNDTILIKADPKGPTCHKGDISCFAEETPKGFVYELENIIHDRIDNNVETSYTNKLFKRGINKVAQKVGEEAVEVVIEAKDNNDDLFTNEAADLLYHYLILLKAKGFTFQDIEAVLKSRH, from the coding sequence ATGAAAGTAGATTTCAATAAAAGCAACGATGGTTTAGTACCGGTTGTTATTCAAAATAACAAAACATTACAAGTTTTAATGTTAGGTTATATGAACGAAGAAGCGTTTGAAAAAACACAAAATGAACAGGTGGTAACTTTCTTTAGTAGAAGTAAAAATAGATTATGGACAAAAGGTGAATCGAGTGGTAACTTTTTGTATGTAAAAGATATTAAAGTAGATTGCGATAATGACACCATTTTAATTAAAGCAGATCCTAAAGGTCCAACTTGCCACAAAGGAGATATTTCATGTTTCGCAGAAGAAACACCAAAAGGTTTCGTGTATGAATTAGAGAACATTATTCACGATAGAATCGACAATAATGTAGAAACTTCATATACCAACAAATTATTTAAAAGAGGAATTAATAAAGTAGCACAAAAAGTTGGTGAAGAAGCCGTAGAAGTTGTAATTGAAGCTAAAGACAATAACGACGACTTATTCACCAATGAAGCAGCAGATTTGTTATATCACTACTTGATTTTGTTAAAAGCAAAAGGATTTACTTTTCAAGATATTGAAGCTGTTTTAAAAAGTAGACACTAA